The Streptomyces sp. NBC_00576 genome contains the following window.
TCGGCTGGCGCAACACGTACGGCAGCGGCAAGGGCGCCGACGCGCTCACCAGCGGGCTCGAGGGCGCATGGACCTCCGAGCCGACCCGGTGGGACAACGGGTACCTGGACAACCTGTTCGGGTACGAATGGGAGCTGACGACGAGCCCCGCCGGCGCCAAGCAGTGGACTCCCACGGATCCTTCGGCCAGGGCCACGGTGCCCGACGCTCATGATCCGTCGCGGAGTCATGCTCCCATGATGCTGACGACGGACCTCGCACTGAAGCTGGATCCGGTCTACGGCCCCATCTCGAAGAGCTTCCACGAGAACCCGGACCGACTCGCGGAAGCCTTCGCGAAGGCGTGGTACAAGCTGCTGCACCGTGACATGGGGCCCGTCACGCGCTACCTCGGCCCGTGGGTTCCCGAGCCGCAGCTGTGGCAGGACCCCGTCCCCGAGGTCGATCACGACCTCGTCGTGGACGGGGACATCGCCGCTCTCAAGAGCAGGATCGTCGCCTCGGGCCTGTCCGTCTCGCAACTGGTCACCACCGCCTGGGCGTCCGCGGCGAGTTTCCGCGGCACCGACAAGCGGGGCGGGGCCAACGGGGCAAGGATCCGCCTCGCGCCGCAACGGGACTGGGAGGTCAACCGCCTGCCCGAGGTGGACGAGGTGCTGCAGAAGCTGGAGCAGATCCGGCAGGACTTCAACCACTCACAGGCCGGCGGTACCAGGGTCTCGCTCGCCGACCTGATCGTCCTGGGCGGATGCGCAGCCGTCGAGCAGGCCGCGAAGAACGCCGGTTACGACATCACCGTCCCGTTCGCGCCGGGACGCACGGACGCCTCGCAGGAACAGACCGACGTGGAGTCGTTCGCCGTGCTCGAACCCGGGGCCGACGGGTTCCGCAACTACCTCCGGGCGGGAGAGAAGCTGGCGCCGGAAACACTTCTGCTGGACCGCGCCAACCTGTTGACACTGACCGCTCCCGAGATGACGGTGCTGATCGGCGGCATGCGGATCCTGAACACGGGCTTCGAGCGATCCCCACACGGTGTCTTCACCCACCGGCCGGAGACATTGACCAACGACTTCTTCGTCAACCTGCTCGACATGGGCACGGAGTGGCAGGCGTCGACGTCGGACGAGAACGTGTTCGAGGGCCGGGACAGCGCCACGGGCGAACTCAAGTGGACCGCCACCGCGGTCGACCTCGTCTTCGGTTCACACTCCCAGCTCCGAGCCGTATCAGAGGTCTACGCGGCCCAGGACGCGGGACACAAGTTCGTGCGTGACTTCGTGGCCGCGTGGGACAAGGTGATGAACCTCGATCGGTTCGACCTGGTCTGAACCCGATCTCCCGGCGGGGGCGGTGACGCCGATCTCGCAGAGCTCCCGCAACGCCTGCCTGGCGGGCACGCGCACTGCACCCCCAGCACGCGTGCCCGTCGAAACCAGAGGCCACTCACGCCATGGCCCGGTTCTCAATTCTCCTGAAGCACGGAGAGAACGTTCCCGGCGGGATCTGTGAACCACGCGATCGCCGCGGGGCCGCCCTTGCCGACCCTGACGATGCCCTTCTCGTCGTGGTCGAATTCGGGATAGCGCTCAAGATTCACGCCGCGTCGCTCCAGTTCGTCGACGGCGGCCTCGATGTCGTCCACGGGGAAGTTGAGAAGCGTGAACGTCGCGGGGGTGTGCGTCTCCTTGGGATAAACGAAGACACGCGCGCCGCTGCCGAGCGTGAGGGTCAGCATCCGCATCTCCCCCTGTCCGGTCTCCTCCACCTGCAGACCGAGGGTCTCTCCGTAGAACCGGCGAGCCTCGCCGAGGTCGACGACCGCGAAACCACTGAACGCCTGTGCCTGTCCGAACATGCCGTGTGTCTCCTTCACCGGTGAGCCGTCCCAACGCCTCAGGGCACATCACACACACCACGGTCAAGGGCTCGCCACGCGGTCGACATCCGGATGGTCGCACGCCCTTCACCCACACGAGGCTCGAAGGCGGGTTCCTGTTCGACGACGTGGAACACGACGCTTTGACACTTCGCGGATCCTGGGCGCGGTCCTGTCGGACGGCTCCTTGTTCGCGTTCTCGACACCGGCTCTGGTCTCGCTGGCAGTGGAGATCGAGGACGACGTCCATGGGGTCGCGGCCTCGAACACCATCCTTGATGAGCTTGCGGCATCCAGGCACCCCTGGCTGAGACGTCTCGACCTGAGCCAGGCGCACTTCGCCCCCGAGGAGGACGGCGACTTCGTCGTCCTCGCGAGGTCCCGGATACTTCCTGGCGGGTCTGGTCCGATGCCGGGCCTGCGACGACCCGGGTGTCATTCATGCTGTTCATGTCGTTCCGCCGTCATTCGGTAATTGGCGTACGGAGTGCGGCCTGGCGCGTGACGGTCCTGTGCCGGGTGTGCCGATGCGCACCCTCGCCGTGCGACGGCCGGGGTTCCGCAGGGCGCGGACTCCGGTGCCGCGGAGCCAGAACCCGGCGTCGCGTCCGAGGACCGGCCCGGGCTTGCCGTCGCGCAGCTCAAGCTGCACCCGCCCGCGGGTGACGACGCCGAACGCATCGCACCACTCCGCCGCGACCACCGCGACACGCGCGCCACCGCGCAGCGCGAGCGTGCGCACCGGGACTACTCCGTGCCGTCCGCGGGCAGGCGCTCCGGCAGCCCGAGCCGAGGGAACTGGTCGTCGTGGAACGTGACGATCTCGGCGATCGCCCCACCGGTGACGCGCAGGACGTCGATCGTCAGCGGCAGGTATGCGCTCTCCCGCTTCTGCCAGAGGTAGAAGGCGACGGCGGGCTGCCGGTTCACGGAGGTGAGGACGGCGCGCAGGCCCTTCATGCCTTCGAAGCCGCCCTCGACCCAGCCGTTCACCACCGCGTCGCGGCCGGCGTACAGGCCCGGCGTGGGTGGCATCGAGGAGCGGACGTCGTCCCGCAGCAGCGCGGCGAGCGCCGGGATGTCCGTGGCCACGCTGGCGTCGGTGTAGCGGCGTACCAGCTCGCGCGTCCCGGCGTCCTGTTCGCCGCCGGTCCAGTCCTGCCGTTCGGCGGGCAGGTGCTCCCTCATGCCGGTGCGGGCCCGCTGCAGCGCGCTGTTCACGGAGTTGACGGAGTCTCCGAGGAGTTCCGCGACGTCCTTCGCCGGCCAGCCGAGCACGTCTCGCAGAATCAGCACGGCCCGCGGGCGCGGCGCGAGGTGCTGGACTGCGACCAGGTACGCCAGCTCGATCGTCTCCCGCGCGACCGCTACGGTCTCCGGCTCGTCCGTGTCGCCCGCGGGCAGCTCGTCGAGCAGCCGGTCCGGGTAGGGCTGCAGCCAGAGCACCTCGCCGCCGGTCGCAGGCTCCGGGCGGCATTTGGCGAGCAGGTCCAGGCAGGCGTTGGTGGCGATCCGGTACAGCCAGGCTCGGAACGTGGATCGCCCCTCGAAGGTCTCCCGCCGCCGCCAGGCACGGAGGAACGTCTCCTGCACGGTGTCCTCGGCGTCCTCGAACGACCCGAGCATCCGGTAGCAGTGCACGTGCAGCTCCCGCCGGTG
Protein-coding sequences here:
- a CDS encoding VOC family protein, coding for MFGQAQAFSGFAVVDLGEARRFYGETLGLQVEETGQGEMRMLTLTLGSGARVFVYPKETHTPATFTLLNFPVDDIEAAVDELERRGVNLERYPEFDHDEKGIVRVGKGGPAAIAWFTDPAGNVLSVLQEN
- a CDS encoding RNA polymerase subunit sigma-70, producing MSAKTRLEELGVSGLGEVDEPEFSGLAERHRRELHVHCYRMLGSFEDAEDTVQETFLRAWRRRETFEGRSTFRAWLYRIATNACLDLLAKCRPEPATGGEVLWLQPYPDRLLDELPAGDTDEPETVAVARETIELAYLVAVQHLAPRPRAVLILRDVLGWPAKDVAELLGDSVNSVNSALQRARTGMREHLPAERQDWTGGEQDAGTRELVRRYTDASVATDIPALAALLRDDVRSSMPPTPGLYAGRDAVVNGWVEGGFEGMKGLRAVLTSVNRQPAVAFYLWQKRESAYLPLTIDVLRVTGGAIAEIVTFHDDQFPRLGLPERLPADGTE
- the katG gene encoding catalase/peroxidase HPI, which encodes MSGSESENPAIPSPTPTPTRPRTNRDWWPNQLDLQILHQHSPRSNPMDEDFDYAREFATLDLDALKQDVFDMMTTSKDWWPADYGHYGPLFIRMSWHAAGTYRVADGRGGGGSGAQRFAPLNSWPDNASLDKARRLLWPVKQKYGQKISWADLLVFAGNCAMESMGFKTFGFGFGREDIWEPEEIFWGPEDIWLGDERYSGDRELTAPFGAVQMGLIYVNPEGPNGNPDPLTAARDIRETFGRMAMNDEETVALIVGGHTFGKCHGAVDPAHIGPEPEAAPVEHQGLGWRNTYGSGKGADALTSGLEGAWTSEPTRWDNGYLDNLFGYEWELTTSPAGAKQWTPTDPSARATVPDAHDPSRSHAPMMLTTDLALKLDPVYGPISKSFHENPDRLAEAFAKAWYKLLHRDMGPVTRYLGPWVPEPQLWQDPVPEVDHDLVVDGDIAALKSRIVASGLSVSQLVTTAWASAASFRGTDKRGGANGARIRLAPQRDWEVNRLPEVDEVLQKLEQIRQDFNHSQAGGTRVSLADLIVLGGCAAVEQAAKNAGYDITVPFAPGRTDASQEQTDVESFAVLEPGADGFRNYLRAGEKLAPETLLLDRANLLTLTAPEMTVLIGGMRILNTGFERSPHGVFTHRPETLTNDFFVNLLDMGTEWQASTSDENVFEGRDSATGELKWTATAVDLVFGSHSQLRAVSEVYAAQDAGHKFVRDFVAAWDKVMNLDRFDLV